The Poseidonibacter lekithochrous region ACATCTATTCCTATCATTTTAAACCTATTTGTGTATAATTTCAAGTATGAAACTGTTTATTAAAAAAGTATTATACCTTATTGTAATGTTATTTATTATTAGTCTAATCTCTTTTCTTGCAATAAATGCTGCACCAAATTCTTTTTTTGCTAGTGGAGAATTAAATCCTAATATTACAAAAGAATCAATAGCTCAATTAAAAGCTATTTATGGTCTTGATCAGCCATTATATGTTCAGTTTTTCTCTTGGGTATTAGCTATATTACAACTTGATTTTGGAATCTCTTTTGCTAGTGGAAGTATGGTAAAGGATGAGATTATTTCTCGTATTCCAATTACACTTACTATAAATATTATATCAATGGTTTTAATTTTTATAATATCTTTATATTTAGGAATCAAAGCCGCATTAAGCAAAAATAGTTTTTTTGATAGATTTACAGGACAATTATCACTACTTAGTTTCTCTATGCCTTCATTTTATTTGGCACTACTTTTAGTATTGGTTTTTGCTATTAATTTTGAAGTTTTGCCAATTGCTGGGCTTCATACTATGAGTGATGATGGAAGTTTAGCTTATTATTTAGACTTTGCATGGCATTTAATTTTACCAATATTTATAATTGTATTTGGAGGAATTGGAAGTTTAACTTTATATATTAGATCACTTACTATTGAGATATTGAAATCTGATTATATATTCTTTGCAAAAGCTAGAGGACTAAATGACAAACAAATATTAAGACACTATATCTTACCAAATTTATATCCACCAGTAATTACCCTACTTGGATTATCTCTTCCAGGAATTATTGGAGGTTCAGTAATACTTGAAACAATCTTCTCAATTGATGGAATGGGGTTATTATTCTTTAAAAGTGCATTATCACATGATTATCCAGTAATTATGGGAATATTAATTATTGGTGCATTTTTAACACTTATTGGGAATATGA contains the following coding sequences:
- a CDS encoding ABC transporter permease encodes the protein MKLFIKKVLYLIVMLFIISLISFLAINAAPNSFFASGELNPNITKESIAQLKAIYGLDQPLYVQFFSWVLAILQLDFGISFASGSMVKDEIISRIPITLTINIISMVLIFIISLYLGIKAALSKNSFFDRFTGQLSLLSFSMPSFYLALLLVLVFAINFEVLPIAGLHTMSDDGSLAYYLDFAWHLILPIFIIVFGGIGSLTLYIRSLTIEILKSDYIFFAKARGLNDKQILRHYILPNLYPPVITLLGLSLPGIIGGSVILETIFSIDGMGLLFFKSALSHDYPVIMGILIIGAFLTLIGNMIADLVLLKLNPNYDNN